Genomic DNA from Pseudomonas sp. CCC3.1:
AGCGCTATCCACGCTCCCCAGTACTGACCGACGCCACTCAAAAACTTCAGGACCAGCAGCGCTTGCTCAGCGACCCGGCCTGGGTTGCGGGGGCTCAAGGCAAGCAGATGATTGAGCAGTCGCGCAATCCGGCTGCCGCCGAAGGCCTGTTGCGCCGGGCACTCAAGCAGTACCCCGATGACCCTACCCTGTACGGCGCGTTGGGCATGGCCTTGTTTCGGCAAAGCCGGTATGACACCGCCAACGCCGCGTTCACCACGGCGCGCAGCAAAGAGCAAGACACCTCCAACATCAGCAAATGGCAAGACCTTATGGACGCCAGCCGCTATCGGATGCTGCTGACTCAAGGTGAGAAAGCTTTGCAGCGAAACGACTTCAACGCCGCGCGCAACGCCTACCAACAGGCACGCCGGGCCAAACCCCGGGATGCTGACCCGCTGATCGGACTGGCCGACGTGGCCCTGGCTCAGCACGACACCGTTCAGGCCGAAACCTTATTGCTCCAGGCCCGACGCCTGGAGCCCGGCAATGGCAGTGCCGTGCGCGGACTGGTGCGGCTGTACGCAGCGCAGTCGCCGGACAAGGCCAAGCAGTTTCTGGATAGCTTGCCACCTGCCCGGCAGAAAGAATTTGCCGCTGCTCGGCAAAGCCTGGAACTGGACGAACTGAACCGGCAGGCCGATGCGGCCAGCGAGCGTCAAGACTGGCCGCGCGTGGTCGCGCTGCTCAGCAAAATCCGCAACCTGACCCCTGATGAGCCGTGGCTGACCTATCGACTGGCCAATGCTCAGCGCTCGATCAATCAACCTGGCGCGGCCGACGACAGCTTCAAGCAGTTGATGCAGCGTCAGGGCAAAAACCCTGAAGCGCTATACGCCTACGCGCTTTACCTGTCCAACTCCGACCGCGATGCCAGCGCCTTGAGCGTGCTGGAACAACTGCCCAAAGCGCAGTGGACCGATTCGATGCGTGAACTGGATGCCCGCCTGCAACGCAACGTGCTGCTGGCACGCGCCGACAGCCTGCGCAAAGCTGGTCAAGAGGCGCAAGCGATTGCCTTGCTGATGCAAAAGCCTGACAACGACGACCTTCTGACGCTCGCTGGCTGGGCGCAAGAGCGCAAGGACTTCCCCCAAGCGCAAAAACTCTATGCTCAGGTACTGCGCCAGGACCCGGGCAACACCGACGCACGCCTGGGGCAAATCGAGACCCTGATTGACAGCCAGCAACTGGACGCTGCCCGGCGCCAGCTTGAACCGTTCAAACCTGCACCAGGTACGCCATTGACGCCTGCGCAGCAACGGCAAGTGGCCAATGCCTGGGCCGCCGTTGGCGAACCTGACAAAGCGCAGGCCCTGTATGCCGAGCTGCTGAAAAGCCCGCAAGTCGACCCGCTGATGTACCGCGATGCGGCACGCCTGATGTCCGCCAAACAGCCGCAACCCGCGTTGGACAACTACGCCAAAGGCATGGCCAGCGCCGGACTGCTGACCCCGGCACAGGCCAACCCCCGTGACAATCGCGCCATGACCCTGGCCAGCCGTGAAAAAGACGACGACCCATGGTTGGCCCGCAGCCTGCGCAGCGACGTGGATGAACTGTATCAGCGGCAAAATCCGACCCTGCACCTGTACACCGACTACGGCTGGCGGGCGGACGATGCTTCGCCGGGCACCTCCGATACCGATACCCGGACCACCATCCTGCAATTGGACGTACCGATCGCCGATGGCAGCGGTTTTGTGCGGGCTGAGCAGATCGACATGGATGCGGGCAAATTCGACGCTGACGAAGACGGCTATGTGCGCGAGAACTACGGCACCTGCGCCGTGGCAATCAACCGCAAAGGCACTGATGGGCCGAATTTTTCCGGCTGTGATGACCGTTCACAGTCAGCCCGAGGCACCACCCTGGCGGCCGGTTGGAAAAACCAAACCTGGAATGTCGACATCGGCCGCACTCCTGACACCTTCAAAGTGCCCAATTGGCTCGGGGGGGTGGCGTACAGCAGCAAAATAGGCTCCGTGGGCTGGACCTTGACCGGCTCGCGGCACCCGATGAGCAACTCGATCCTGTCGTATGCCGGTGCGACAGACCCCAATACCGGGGTGACGTGGGGCGGTGTCACCTCCAACGGCCTGACCTTGAGCCTGAGCCATGATGAGGGCGGAGTTGACGGCGTATGGGCGAGTTTTGGCCAACACTGGTTGCGCGGTAAAAACGTCGAAGACAACCACAAAAACACCGCTATGGCCGGTTACTACTATCGGCTGGTCGAACGTGCCGATGAGCGCATGCGCACCGGTTTGACGGTGATGTACTGGAGTTATGACAAAGACCTGAGTGAGTACACCCTGGGTCAGGGTGGGTATTACAGCCCGCAGCAATACTTCTCGGTCGGCGTGCCGCTCAACTACGCGTGGCGCACCTCTAACTGGTCGGTGTCACTGGAAAGCTCGGTGGGTTGGTCGTTTGCAAAGACCCAATCCAACGATCTTTACCCGCTGAGTGGGCTCAACGACAAGATTTTGAATGTCGTTGATGAGGAAGGTTTCAAACTGGCCGAACCCCTGGGGCAAACCTCGGGTGGGAGCAGTAACGGGATTGGCATACGCCTGCAAGGGCTGGTTGAGCGTAGGCTGTCGGATAACCTCGTATTGGGCGGTGGGTTGCTATATCAGCACAGTGAAGGCTATGCCCCGAGCCGGGCCATGCTTTACCTGCGTTACACCTTTGATACCTGGCAAGGCAATCTGCCTTTGCCGGTACAGCCGTTGATTCCTTATGCGGATTTCAGGTAGCCGTTCAGTGACGCAGCGCCCCTGTGGGAGCGGGCTTGCCCGCGATGGTATCGACCATTTTGTGATTGCGGATGTGGGAACGCGGACTTTGTAGCCGCTGAGGAGCGCAGCGAGGCTGCGATCTGGCTGGTGCGCCACTGCGACGCAGCGGCAGCGCCTCTAAGGTTTCATGTACATATCCATTTGATTTGTTGAGGCTTTTACGGGTTTCGCCCTTACGGCGAGGCACTTTTGCCAAACAGCCACAACCCAACACGGCTCTCCCGGCATCCATGCCGGTCGACCCACTACGCAGAACCTACACTCGGCCTCCCGAAGTCGCGGGTAGATCAAGATCACAAGCCAGATCAAAAACAGGGTCCGCGGGGAACACAGAATTTGTAGTCGCTGAGGAGCGCAGCGAGGCTGCGATCGCGCTCATCCGTTTACGAATGGCTGCTCCAAAACACGGCGGCAGCCGCGACCAGGATGATTAGAAACAGAATGGCCCATGCATCGACCTTGCTCGCAGTTTTACGCACTTTGACGGGAGTATTCATCGCATCGCCTTTTTTCGGTTTTATGGGTGAATGCTTAGATAACTGCCTTTGAGTTAAGCCCAACAATGCCCTTTCAACAAGTAAGTGATTGAGAATCAACCTCTTATAGTTGTTTTGGTTCTTTGCATATGCTTAAACATCACTTTTGCGCATAACTACAAACTGGTATCGTGCCACCGCTCCGTGGGGAGTGCGCGGCCGTGCGCGCAGATAAGCTGTTAGCAGCCTGAGAACAGGACCTATATGTACGTATATGACGAGTACGATCAGCGGATCATCGAGGACCGCGTAAAGCAGTTCCGAGATCAGACCCGACGCTATCTGGCAGGGGAGCTGAGCGAAGAAGAGTTCCGCCCTCTGCGCCTGCAAAATGGCCTTTATGTTCAACGTTTTGCCCCAATGCTGCGGGTCGCTGTGCCGTATGGCCAGTTGACGTCGCGTCAAGCGCGAATGATGGCAAAGATTGCCCGCGACTATGACAAGGGTTATGCCCATATCAGTACCCGCCAGAACGTGCAGTTCAACTGGCCGGCACTGGAAGACATTCCGGACATTCTGGAAGAGCTGGCCACCGTGCAAATGCACGCCATCCAGACCAGCGGTAACTGCCTGCGTAACGTCACTACTGACCAGTTTGCCGGTGTTGCGGCTGACGAGTTGATTGACTCGCGCCCATGGTGCGAGATCGTTCGTCAATGGACGACTTTCCACCCGGAATTCGCCTACCTGCCGCGCAAGTTCAAGATTGCGATCAATGGCTCGGCGTCTGACCGTGCAGCGATCGAAGTGCACGACATTGGCCTGGAACCAGTGTTCAACGAAGCCGGTGAGTTGGGCTTCCGCGTACTGGTCGGTGGCGGCCTGGGCCGTACTCCGGTGGTTGGCGCATTCATTAATGAGTTCCTGCCGTGGCCGGACTTGTTGAGTTACCTCGAAGCCATCCTGCGGGTTTATAACCGCTATGGCCGTCGTGACAACAAGTACAAGGCCCGCATCAAGATCCTGGTAAAAGCCCTGACCCCTGAAGTGTTCGCTGAGCGTGTCGAATCCGAAATGGTTCACCTGCGCGGCGGCTCCAATACCCTGACCGAAGCTGAAGTTCAGCGTATTGCCAAGCACTTCGTGGACCCGGACTACAAAGCCCTGCCAGACTTCGGCGCTGAACTGGCTGAACTCGACACGCAGCACCCAGGCTTTGCTCGCTGGCGGAGCCGCAATACCCTGGCGCATAAAAAGCCGGGCTATGTGGCCGTTACCCTGTCGCTCAAGCCGACTGGCGTAGCGCCGGGCGACGTGACCGACAAGCAGTGGGACGGCATCGCCGATATGGCCGACCGTTACAGCTTCGGCCAGTTGCGCACCTCTCACGAGCAAAACATCATCTTGGCCGATGTTGAAGAGAACCAACTGTTCGCCATGTGGGGCGAGTTGCGCGAGCAAGGTTTCGCCACGCCGAACATTGGTTTGCTGACCGACATGATCTGCTGCCCTGGCGGCGATTTCTGCTCGCTGGCCAACGCCAAGTCGATCCCGATTGCCGAGTCGATCCAGCGTCGCTTTGAAGACCTGGACTATCTGTTCGACATCGGCGAGCTGGATCTCAACATCTCCGGTTGCATGAACGCCTGTGGTCACCACCACGTCGGTCACATCGGGATCTTGGGCGTGGACAAAAAAGGCGCCGAGTTCTACCAGGTTTCCCTGGGCGGCAGCGCCAGCCGTGACGCCAGCCTGGGCAAGATCCTCGGCCCATCGTTCGCGCAAGAAGACATGCCGGATGTGATTGAAAAGCTGATCGACGTGTATGTTGAAAAACGCAACGAAGACGAGCGTTTCATCGACACGTATCAACGTATCGGCATCGACCCTTTCAAGGAGCGCGTCTATGCAGCGAATCATTAAGAACAACGAAGTCATCGACGAAACCTGGCACTTGCTGCCCAAAGACGCGAGCTTCGATGGTATTTCCAACTGCGACGACCTGATCGTTCCGTTGGCTTTGTGGCGCGAGCATGCTCATGCACTCAAGGCCCGCGATGGCGGCTTGGGTGTGTGGCTGGACAGCGATGAAGAAGCCGAAGAAATTGGCCAAGACGTGGCGAACTTCCAGGTGATTGCCTTGAACTTCCCCGCCTTCACCGATGGACGCAGCTACTCCAACGCCCGTCTGCTGCGTGACCGTTATGGTTTCAAGGGTGAATTGCGAGCGATTGGTGATGTATTGCGCGACCAGTTGTTCTATCTGCACCGCTGCGGGTTCGACGCGTTTGCTATTCGCGCCGACAAAGATCCGTATGAAGCGCTGCAAGGCCTTAAAGACTTTTCGGTGACTTACCAGTCGTCGACGGATGAACCGATGCCGCTGTTCCGGCGTCGTTGATCCGCAGAAAGGTTCTGGGTCATCTGATCCAGAACCTTTCAATCAGTTCTAAACGTGAGACTCAGGCGAAGCTAAAGGCCCCGACAATGGGTGTTCTTGCAGTTCTTGGGCGGTCAGTCTGGCAACCAGTGCCTTGCGGGCCAGATTCCGTTCCTCTTTAATCGCTTCCAGGCTTGCAAGATAGTTGCCGCTGGATTCGCTTTCCCGTCCTGAAAACAGAACATCCAGACGCATCTGGTAGGGTTCATCTGACACCCTGAACGCCTCCGAATATTTTTTCTCCAAAAAAGCGATCCAGAAATCTCTCGTTTCTATTGAAGCGCTCAAAGCCGAAGCTGTTTCTTGGTTGATGACAAATTCACGTGCGACTTCTACCTCTCCCGGCGTTACTTGGGCGATTTGCGCAAAACGCATACTGGTTGGCCGCGCAGGCAAGTCCAGACGATTGGCCAGCTCGATGTGGTAGTACATTTGAACCTCCAGCGGATCGTGCCGGGCAAGCTGGCGACGCAAGGCTTCCGGGCTCAATAACGGCGCCAACCTCAGTGCCTCGGGTGTACCCAATCGATACGCGACCCCCTGCTGCTCTTCAGGACTCATCTCGACCAAAGGGCTGGGCGCATAGTCGGGGCTCACGGCATCAATCAGCGTCTGCAATTGCCCGATATGCGCTTGTTGCTCAGCAATAATTGCGGCATGACGGGTACTGACCACCTCAGTGACATGTTTGTCGAGCAACTCCAGTCGGTACAGCCCGCGCGACAGCTTCAAGAGTTCCTCTTCTGTCACGGGCTTGCGCAGTGCGGTGGAGACGTGCCCTTGCAACTCCAGGCTGGCGAACGTCATCGCGCTCCCATCCCGGCAGGTTCGCGGGTTGGCTGCAATGTCGAATGTAAGGCGCCGTAATTCGCTGTTTTCATGGATGGCAGTGAGCATGGCCCAGACACGCTCGGTCAGATCGTCCTGGGTTCGGAAAAACTGTTCAGACTCACTCATATCCTCAAGCACCCGGAAAAACGATCTTGATTGCCTCAGGCTCGATAAATCATTCCAGACACGCGTTTGCACCAGTGTCGGTTCGCGAGCCCAGTGCAATATGCCCCTGGCCGACCTCGCATGCATGTGCTGCACTTCAACCCCTAAATTGATGCCCTGTTCACGCCGATAAATATCAAGACGGCGAATCGAATCGGCATTCAACGGGTTGTCATGCAGGTTTGTTACGCGATTGATTGCCGCTCTTTCCGCCGTCAATATTTCGCTGGGTATATGAATAATTGCGTTATCGCGTAAATCAAGCGTGTGTAAGTGGGTAAGGGTTTCCACTCCTTCTGGCCACTCACTGATCTGGGTATGCCGCAGTCGCAAGTACTCCAGATCCGGCAGTTGTCTCACTGAAATTCGCCGCGCCAATGGATTACCCGTGAGGTTCAGCGACTTGAGCTTCCTCAAGCCTGACAACAGCTCTACAGCGCCAGACGTCAGCACCACTTGATTACCTTGCAGGTTCAAATCTGTGAGGTTTGATAAGGAGGCTAACGAGGCTGGCAATTCGGGCAAATGATTATTTTCGAGCGATAGCACCCGTAAATTGGGAAACCGTTGCAGAAAATGAAAAGGCAGTTGACCACTCGGCGAGTCAGTCAGGCGCAGCGCGCTGATGTGACTGAAGTCAGCAGACAGCACAGGCAAGTTATCGACAGACCAGCTATTGAGATCCAATACGTAGCCTGTGTGGTCACCGATGTTGATACTCGGGGTTTGCCGTCTCCAGGCGAGTATCAGTCGCTGGCTGATTGCGCGCTTCTCAGCGGCGGACAACAGCACCTGCGGCCCTGTTCGGGGCTGGCTCCAAACAGGGTTAGCCTCCCACTGCGCCAAGTCAGAGCGCAGTGTCTGCAATTGCGCCTTAAGGGCTACCAGTGCTCGGGTTGCCAAGGCCGGGCTGAGCCGCAAGTGGTACAGAAACTGCCCCGCCTGAACCTCAGTCATCAAGGGGTAAAGCTCTAGCACAAGGTTTTTGAGTAACAGTGATTTGTTTTCATCGCGCAAATGCCCCGAACGTCCGCCCAAGGTGTAACCAATACGACCATCAGCCAGACGCATGGGTGATTTCAACCAGGGCTTGATCGTCTGCAACCCGAGCTTTTGAGCGCTGTTGGTGCGCTCGTGTGCGGCCAGGCTGGCAACTTTGAGAGCAAGCGCCTGCTCGGCGTTAGCCTCAGGCAGGCCCATGGCTGTCCGCGCTGACGGCGTAAGCGCTTTCACCACGCATTTCAAGAGTTGGGGGCTGCTGTATAGGTCTTCAGAGACCGTGCTGAAAAATTCGTAGTTGTCGGCGTTTTTGAATATTTCCATCCTGTTTGTGGCGGATGCATTACCCAATCGTTGCAAATCCTGGCCAGTGGTTTTGTCACGCAAGACAAGACTCAAGTTCTCTGGCCAGCCAGGCAGACGAGACACGGTTTCCCATGCCAGTGTTTGAGTATCCGCATTACTTAAACCTTCAAAATAAAGCCCTTCCAGCGCGCGATTCAAACGTACGGTCTGAACAAAGCTTCGCGCCTCTTCCAAAACATGCAGCGGCAGGCGATCGGTTGTTTTAAAAGCGAGTAATTCATTGGGGGTCAAATGACTCATCAATTCCGTCATGACAGTCACCGGCAATCCGGAAAACTGACTGTTGAGCGTGTTCAGTTCGGGGGGGACTGGCTCGCTGGCGTTGTACAAGCGGGTCACCAGCGATTGTTTGACCGATTCGGCATGGTCCCCAAGTTTGCGTGCCAGACGTTGAATCTGTTGGTCGGCCGCCACTAAATCCTCTCCGAGCAATACCGCTCTTTGACCTGAAGAGAGGCATTCCAGTGTGGTCTTGAGCAAATCCCCGTTCTCGATCTGCACCTCGGTAATCTGCATCCGTGGATGTATGGGAGCAAGGTCGCGGCCATATTCTTTAACTACTCCTCCTTTTACATCCAAAACACGCAACACTTGATTGGCTGGCCACCCTGGCAACTCCGTCAAAAGCGCCAGTTGCAAGTCTGCGTTATCAGCCACGTTATTCATGCCTTGCTTCATCTGCAGAGTAAAACGCTCGACCCGCTCGCACAGGTTTGCACGCTTTATGCTGTCCGCAAGTGCCGGAGGCCGCGGTAAGTTATCCATGAACAATGCGCGCAACCCATCATCCGTCGTGTTTGACACCTGCAAGACAGCGTCCATGGCGTTGCCGGAGAGGAACTCGGCATCAGGCCCCAAACGCCGGAACAATTGCTCGCGGCGCCACAGTTGAGGCTTTTCAAGTTCGTGGGTCCAGGCGCCGTGGCTGTTATGTTGCAACTTTGGGGTATAGGCCAGCGGGTCAGTAGGATGCTGGATATAGCCCTGCCCACTGACAGGATCGGTCTTGATGCTAAAAATCTTGCCCTCCAGCTTGATGAATGACCGCTCTCTGAAGGTATACACCCCTTGAGCATCGGGCTTGAGGCTGGCAAGTGATGCGTTGATTTCATAGGGCCTCAAGTCCGGCACCCATAAGCGCTTTTGCCCTTGCACGGTAGTCACTGGCATCAACTCATCCACAACCGGTGAAGGCCTCAACGCTTTGGCCGCACCTGCCGTCCCCGCGATCAAGGTCAGGTTCTGGGCGATATCAAACATGTATTCAAGTGCCTGAACGCGATCACCCCGCCGCCATGCTTTTATGCCCTCGTACACTTCGCTTCCCAGTTGGACCACACTGACCGCCAATAACACGTCCCCCAGTATGGGTACAAAACCCAGAGCGATACCGAACAAACTGACACCCCAATTTAAATAGGACGCCAAACGCGTCACACGGCTTTTAGTGTCTTCATCGCCCGTGGGAACAATTAATACCCGTGCATCATCTTTTATCTGCTCAAGTGTCAACCGCCAGGCGACTTCAAACAGTGGCTGTGACTGAGGAATGTGTTGGGTTTCTAAAAACAACGCTGGTTCATTGATAATCGGCGGACGTCGAATCAACAGTGAATCCAGCGTTACGTTTTTAGTGTCAATTCTGCGCATGAATTCGGCACGATGGCGCAAAGGCAGAAGCGTTGCAAAATAACGAGAGAATTCGGGTTCCTTCAGCCACTCTCGTAACTGTTCCTTGAAGGCATTGAACGTTTGAAACAAGTGAAATGACTGGTCAGGTGCCTGAGGCAAATACAGCAGGCAGCGTTGTGTCTGTCCGACGGTTTTTTGATCCGGCCACATCAGAACAATGCCGGGTACTTCAAAGCCCATTATTTTTAAAGTGCTATGCCTGGGGGGCGCTTGCGCAGCGGAAGCTTTCGAAAGAGACAGTAAGTCAACCATAAACATATAGTGCGTCGGACTTATATGCCCCTTCATATACGTAAGGTGCAACGCCGACGAAAACGCATGCTGCATATTCAGACTGAAGAGTGTGTTCAGTTTATAGCGTGTAGACCTGGGATCATCCGTTGGCCATGGGTCATCCGGGGGATCAAATATCTGACTCAGGTGTGTCTGGTACTGTTGTCCCAAATCCAGGTTGCGGCAAATCGCGGCAAAAGCTTCTGGCTTAAAGGCTGCCGACACGCGTGCAGAGCTGCCCTCCACTTGATAAATCTGCGTGCCGGGAGCAAAGCCATCTGCTTTAGTCAGATCAGCCTCAAAGTTTTGCATGGCGGCCTGAAGCAGGCTTTGATGAGTAATGCTCGATACAATATTGATTTCCAGACTTTGGGGTACCAATAAGTCGGGAAGCAAAAGTTGGATCAGGGTGTCAGCCAATTTGAACTGTTGCTGGCTCAAAAAGATCAGCAGATTATTTAACAAGTGGACTTCTTTAATGCCGTGAGTACGAGGGTTTATATCCCACCACCCTTGTGCAGCCAATGCGGCTTTCAGCAAGGGCTCAGCAAACTGCTCCACTGACTTTACTTGCGCCAGCACTTGCGCGACAGCCTGCTGCGTCACGTGTCCCTGTCTGATACTTTCACGCAGTGCTTCACGAACAAACGAAGGTGCCTCTTTAAACCATGAGGGCAATAATT
This window encodes:
- the bcsC gene encoding cellulose synthase complex outer membrane protein BcsC, which gives rise to MQRLMTWAFLLGGLSTVAMAQPVNVQDQQQWLLEQVRIGEALYQEDLVRDSLARLWLIAPDNPQALAASVRQALLDKNPALAKQRLDRLQQLAPDSAALRQAQNLMKLQDPQSQKQLQQARLFAAAGRPEEAAAIFEQLFGNDPPDFTTTLEYLRIRSNIVGQRPRVIDQLKALDVQYPGNIGLRQTLADLLFREKREAEALVVLHQLSTNPIASSAAAQREYEYLSTLPVDRSTTLAWQAYLQRYPRSPVLTDATQKLQDQQRLLSDPAWVAGAQGKQMIEQSRNPAAAEGLLRRALKQYPDDPTLYGALGMALFRQSRYDTANAAFTTARSKEQDTSNISKWQDLMDASRYRMLLTQGEKALQRNDFNAARNAYQQARRAKPRDADPLIGLADVALAQHDTVQAETLLLQARRLEPGNGSAVRGLVRLYAAQSPDKAKQFLDSLPPARQKEFAAARQSLELDELNRQADAASERQDWPRVVALLSKIRNLTPDEPWLTYRLANAQRSINQPGAADDSFKQLMQRQGKNPEALYAYALYLSNSDRDASALSVLEQLPKAQWTDSMRELDARLQRNVLLARADSLRKAGQEAQAIALLMQKPDNDDLLTLAGWAQERKDFPQAQKLYAQVLRQDPGNTDARLGQIETLIDSQQLDAARRQLEPFKPAPGTPLTPAQQRQVANAWAAVGEPDKAQALYAELLKSPQVDPLMYRDAARLMSAKQPQPALDNYAKGMASAGLLTPAQANPRDNRAMTLASREKDDDPWLARSLRSDVDELYQRQNPTLHLYTDYGWRADDASPGTSDTDTRTTILQLDVPIADGSGFVRAEQIDMDAGKFDADEDGYVRENYGTCAVAINRKGTDGPNFSGCDDRSQSARGTTLAAGWKNQTWNVDIGRTPDTFKVPNWLGGVAYSSKIGSVGWTLTGSRHPMSNSILSYAGATDPNTGVTWGGVTSNGLTLSLSHDEGGVDGVWASFGQHWLRGKNVEDNHKNTAMAGYYYRLVERADERMRTGLTVMYWSYDKDLSEYTLGQGGYYSPQQYFSVGVPLNYAWRTSNWSVSLESSVGWSFAKTQSNDLYPLSGLNDKILNVVDEEGFKLAEPLGQTSGGSSNGIGIRLQGLVERRLSDNLVLGGGLLYQHSEGYAPSRAMLYLRYTFDTWQGNLPLPVQPLIPYADFR
- a CDS encoding nitrite/sulfite reductase; translated protein: MYVYDEYDQRIIEDRVKQFRDQTRRYLAGELSEEEFRPLRLQNGLYVQRFAPMLRVAVPYGQLTSRQARMMAKIARDYDKGYAHISTRQNVQFNWPALEDIPDILEELATVQMHAIQTSGNCLRNVTTDQFAGVAADELIDSRPWCEIVRQWTTFHPEFAYLPRKFKIAINGSASDRAAIEVHDIGLEPVFNEAGELGFRVLVGGGLGRTPVVGAFINEFLPWPDLLSYLEAILRVYNRYGRRDNKYKARIKILVKALTPEVFAERVESEMVHLRGGSNTLTEAEVQRIAKHFVDPDYKALPDFGAELAELDTQHPGFARWRSRNTLAHKKPGYVAVTLSLKPTGVAPGDVTDKQWDGIADMADRYSFGQLRTSHEQNIILADVEENQLFAMWGELREQGFATPNIGLLTDMICCPGGDFCSLANAKSIPIAESIQRRFEDLDYLFDIGELDLNISGCMNACGHHHVGHIGILGVDKKGAEFYQVSLGGSASRDASLGKILGPSFAQEDMPDVIEKLIDVYVEKRNEDERFIDTYQRIGIDPFKERVYAANH
- a CDS encoding DUF934 domain-containing protein, producing MQRIIKNNEVIDETWHLLPKDASFDGISNCDDLIVPLALWREHAHALKARDGGLGVWLDSDEEAEEIGQDVANFQVIALNFPAFTDGRSYSNARLLRDRYGFKGELRAIGDVLRDQLFYLHRCGFDAFAIRADKDPYEALQGLKDFSVTYQSSTDEPMPLFRRR
- a CDS encoding dermonecrotic toxin domain-containing protein, with translation MNSPAGSPATGASTSSIEEAEELANTVVVNQHELLIPELLPSWFKEAPSFVREALRESIRQGHVTQQAVAQVLAQVKSVEQFAEPLLKAALAAQGWWDINPRTHGIKEVHLLNNLLIFLSQQQFKLADTLIQLLLPDLLVPQSLEINIVSSITHQSLLQAAMQNFEADLTKADGFAPGTQIYQVEGSSARVSAAFKPEAFAAICRNLDLGQQYQTHLSQIFDPPDDPWPTDDPRSTRYKLNTLFSLNMQHAFSSALHLTYMKGHISPTHYMFMVDLLSLSKASAAQAPPRHSTLKIMGFEVPGIVLMWPDQKTVGQTQRCLLYLPQAPDQSFHLFQTFNAFKEQLREWLKEPEFSRYFATLLPLRHRAEFMRRIDTKNVTLDSLLIRRPPIINEPALFLETQHIPQSQPLFEVAWRLTLEQIKDDARVLIVPTGDEDTKSRVTRLASYLNWGVSLFGIALGFVPILGDVLLAVSVVQLGSEVYEGIKAWRRGDRVQALEYMFDIAQNLTLIAGTAGAAKALRPSPVVDELMPVTTVQGQKRLWVPDLRPYEINASLASLKPDAQGVYTFRERSFIKLEGKIFSIKTDPVSGQGYIQHPTDPLAYTPKLQHNSHGAWTHELEKPQLWRREQLFRRLGPDAEFLSGNAMDAVLQVSNTTDDGLRALFMDNLPRPPALADSIKRANLCERVERFTLQMKQGMNNVADNADLQLALLTELPGWPANQVLRVLDVKGGVVKEYGRDLAPIHPRMQITEVQIENGDLLKTTLECLSSGQRAVLLGEDLVAADQQIQRLARKLGDHAESVKQSLVTRLYNASEPVPPELNTLNSQFSGLPVTVMTELMSHLTPNELLAFKTTDRLPLHVLEEARSFVQTVRLNRALEGLYFEGLSNADTQTLAWETVSRLPGWPENLSLVLRDKTTGQDLQRLGNASATNRMEIFKNADNYEFFSTVSEDLYSSPQLLKCVVKALTPSARTAMGLPEANAEQALALKVASLAAHERTNSAQKLGLQTIKPWLKSPMRLADGRIGYTLGGRSGHLRDENKSLLLKNLVLELYPLMTEVQAGQFLYHLRLSPALATRALVALKAQLQTLRSDLAQWEANPVWSQPRTGPQVLLSAAEKRAISQRLILAWRRQTPSINIGDHTGYVLDLNSWSVDNLPVLSADFSHISALRLTDSPSGQLPFHFLQRFPNLRVLSLENNHLPELPASLASLSNLTDLNLQGNQVVLTSGAVELLSGLRKLKSLNLTGNPLARRISVRQLPDLEYLRLRHTQISEWPEGVETLTHLHTLDLRDNAIIHIPSEILTAERAAINRVTNLHDNPLNADSIRRLDIYRREQGINLGVEVQHMHARSARGILHWAREPTLVQTRVWNDLSSLRQSRSFFRVLEDMSESEQFFRTQDDLTERVWAMLTAIHENSELRRLTFDIAANPRTCRDGSAMTFASLELQGHVSTALRKPVTEEELLKLSRGLYRLELLDKHVTEVVSTRHAAIIAEQQAHIGQLQTLIDAVSPDYAPSPLVEMSPEEQQGVAYRLGTPEALRLAPLLSPEALRRQLARHDPLEVQMYYHIELANRLDLPARPTSMRFAQIAQVTPGEVEVAREFVINQETASALSASIETRDFWIAFLEKKYSEAFRVSDEPYQMRLDVLFSGRESESSGNYLASLEAIKEERNLARKALVARLTAQELQEHPLSGPLASPESHV